Part of the Paenibacillus kyungheensis genome, CGCTCACATCAGTGATTACCGAAGCATCTCAACCGGAGAATCGGAACAAGCCTTATTTTATCTGTCTGGATGAAATGAATCTGGCACGAGTCGAGCATTATTTTAGCGATATTTTGAGTCTATTGGAGACACAATCGTGGCAGGGCAGACATATTGTCACGGATCCAGTGATTCCAGCAGCTACGTTAGAATTGGAAAGCGATCTAGAGCGATATGGGAATCTGGGTATACCGGAAAATGTATATCTGATCGGAACCGTTAATATGGATGAGACGACCTATCCATTTAGCAAAAAGGTGCTCGATCGGGCGAATACGCTGGAATTTAACTCTATTGATCTGATGCAGTTACCCAAGTTGCGTGAGGAGAGCCAGCAGGTGGTAGAAGCTGTACCGGTGGAGCAGTCTTTTTTACGTGCAGATTATTTGCAGTTGATCGATGCTTATGACCATTATGCAGATTTGATCACCCGCACCACTGAGCGATTGGTAACCGTGAACGAGATACTGGAAGATATTCATGCGCATGTAGGATTTCGGATACGAGATGCCGTATGCTTTTATGTGATCTATAATGAACGTTTTGGATTGATGAGTGAAGCAGAAGCGTTTGATCTACAGATCATGCAGAAGATTTTGCAACGTATCCAAGGGAGTCAGTCTGGAGTACGGCGTGTATTGGTGAAGCTGTTACGTCTGTGCTTACAAGATAGTGTACGTATTCCGTCACCGATGGAAGATGATGATGTCTTCTGGGCACAATGGGATCGCGGAAATACACCGCCACAGGCGACCTATCCGCAGACAGCGCATAAGCTGGTGGATATGATTGTGAGGTTAGATGAAGATGGATTCACATCCTACTGGATTTCTTAATCAGAGTACCGAACTGTTAGAAGTGAAGTGTAGTATCGGGACGATCTATATCAAAGGCAAACCGTATCATCCGGTAGTGGAGACATTGCAATTGCATCGCGATCAGGGCGAATGGGTGAATGCGCATCTAATCTGTCGTTCACTCTCGCCTGAGGTGACAATAGACGATATCTCTGTATTTTCACCAACTGCAAATCAATTGATTCGATGGGACGGGACTACACCGTCTTTTCCTTGTTTTTACGAGCAACAGAACTACGAATTTGTGCTGATTAAGTCAGATGATATGCAGTTACCTGTTCAATTTCATCATGATAATCTGGCGATTCGTGAAGCGGTTACGCCTAAGGGTGAGCAGGTCTTATCTGGCATTTTGAATTTTAAAAATGAAGTCGGTTTTACAGAGTTGGAATTGCGTAGCGGAGGACAGCGGTTGATAACGATCGAACTGGAAATTTTCCCGTCCAAGCTGGATTACAAGCAAGATTATATCCAGTTGCTACGTGAAGTGAATGAGCAGGTGTACAATTTATCGTTTGATTTTCTCAAGCGGACATATCAGTCGGTTCGTATTCGAGATACACAGCATCAGAGTTTGAGTGAATTTTTTGCATTGATTACGCATCTTTTTCACCAGATGGAGATTGCGATGGAACGGATTAATCGGCAACCTCATCATAAGCTGGACAAATCTTTAGAACGTAAGCCTGCCTCACGGGTCAAGCGAGGAAGTAATCGCAACAATGCGTATCTTGCAAGACATCCGCAGTATTTAGAACAGGACTCTGTGCATGGATGGTTACCGATAGGAGCAGAACGCTACCAGCCGACCCATTTACTAGATACGATCAAGCATATCTCTTATGATACTGCAGAGAACCGTTTTCTACGCTGGATGTTAGAGCGCATATTGAGCAAGTTACAGCAATTACAAGAACAGTATAGCCAGTTAACCAGACCGCAGAATTTCCGTAGCCGGGCGTATGATCCTGTGTTTGTAAAGCGTGTTAACCAGATGATCTCGCGGTTAGAGCAGTTATTATCGTTAGAATGGCTACAACAGATTTCACCGATACGGCAAATGAGTACAAGTCTGGTTCTGCAGATGGCGCCAGGATATCGGGAAATGTATCGTTATTATCTTTTGCTTCTCAAAGGGTTATCGATCCAGAGTGATCTATTACGGCTTTCGATGAAAGATATTGCAGAAATCTATGAATACTGGTGCTTTTTGAAATTAAACGAATTGCTGAGTCGTAAATATCCATTAATTAAGCAAAATCTGATCAGGCTCAACCATAGCGGATTATTTGTCACATTAGGTCGAGGGCAACAATCTCGTATGGAATATTTGAATCCGCGTAATAACGAGACATTCGTGCTGTATTATAACAGTCTACCAAGCAAAGAGCTCACTCCGACGTTGCCACAGCGACCGGATAATGTGCTTTCTTTAATGAAAGTAGATGCTGGACAGAAAAAAGAATACAGCTTTATTTTCGATGCCAAATACAAGTTGAACGCCGCTGTAGAAGGTTCACCGTATGCTTCTGCGTACCAATATCCTGGGCCACAGGAAGAAGATATTAACACAATGCATCGTTATCGGGATGCGATTGTACATTCGTCTGCTGGTGAGAAGTATGAACGCAGTATGTTTGGCGCGTATGTATTATTTCCGTATGGAAATGAAGAGCAATTTCGTGAACACCACTTTTACCGTAGTATTCGCAAGTTAAATGTAGGGGCGTTACCTTTTTTGCCGAATGCGACTACGCTGGTGGAACAATTTCTAGATGAATTGATTCAAGATAGCCCGGAAAAAGCCTACGAACGTTCTACAGCACCGCGCGGAACGAAAGCATATTACCAGAACAAATTGCTAGATAAAAATATGCTGGTGGGATCGGTACGTGGACCGGAGCAACTTCAGATTGCACTGGCAGAACAGTTCTATCATGTGCCACTGGCTAACTTTGTGGATACACAGGTGATTACGCAGATAGAGTATGTAGCAATGTGTGAATCTAGACGAAAGTTTGAATCCCTCGGTAGAACGGGTATAAGCTATTATGGCAAAGTAGACAGATGGGATATCGTCAAGCGATCTGATATTACTGAGATTCCTACTAATCCGCAGAAAGCGAATCTTTTATATGTAAAATTCACAGTGACACGTTGGGAAGAACGGACAAGTCCTATTTTACTAGCAGGTCAGGGTATCTATACATTGTTATATACAAGTAAATATATGTTTGATCGTGCAGAAGAATTAGCTGAATTACGATTAGAATCGGAAGCAGATCTAGCCTCATGGCGCGAAAAGCGTAGACAAGGCAAAGTGAAAGTGGAACTTGATAACAATTATGTCGATCTAGCTGAACATGTGCTTGATGTAAGAATAGATGAAGAGTAATGTATTAATCTAATCTTTGCTATATTGAAAAATGTATACAAGTCATCTGCTAATGCTGTAACACTAAGCATGCAGATGACTTTTGTATTGTCTATAAATGTAAGAAAATAGTAAATACCAACGCTTTTCATGAAAATTTAAAAAATAGTGAAAATCTAATGCATCTGTGCAAAAGAAGAAGTATAATTCTTGCAGTTAGCGTTGTATCTGGGTCAGTATAACCAGACTTATAAAGGAGGGAAGGCAGTCTTGAAACGTTTGATTTGGATGGGAAGTTTATTTTATTTATTAATGGGTGCTATCAAAGTGACGGTGGCAGCGATTGTTACCGTATTATTGCCATTGTATGATCGGGATTATACAGATGCTGGAGCACTGATTTTTATAGAATTTGGAGCATCGATTATCGGGATGTTGATTCAACCGTGGTTAGCGAATCGAATATCGAAAAAAACAATGTTACATATAGGCGCAATCGGTGTAGCTATTTGTTATATTTTGATCGCCTTTTTACCACCATGGTCGATCTTAATTGTCGGTATCGCTATTGCAGGATTTCTAGGCGGTATTATTGAATCGGTGATTGCGGCTGTTATTTTGGAAGGATTACAATCCAATGCCGCGATTGCTATGAGTCGCTTAGAGATTGCATTTGGTGTAGGTTCACTATTATTCCCATTAGCGATCGGTATGCTGGTGCGCTCAGGATTATGGAATTATGCGTTGCTTGGCATCGCTGTGTATTGCATCTTTTTATCTTTATTCGTACGATTTAGCCGATTTGAAGGTGTAGAAGCGTTATTTTTGCCACGTCATTTGACCGATCTACCTCATGTCGTTCCAGCAACAGCAGCTTCTTCAGGGCCTGTAGGTGCTGTAGTAGCAGCGGCGGCAACCAATCATCCTTCTGCTCGTCTCAAGCGATTATGGGTCGGTGGCAGTCTGTTATTACCATCGTTTGTTTTTCTATTTTTCTTATACGGAGCAACCGATATCGGGTTAGTGAATTATTTGCCATCGCTGATGTTAGAGACAGGAATGGCAGATGCAGGCACAGCGCCGATCAGTGTTACAGTATTCTGGGCGGCTATGATTGTCGGACGGATGTTTGCCGGTTATGAAGCAGAACGTATCGGTTATCGTCGCTATTTATTTATTCATTGGAGCAGTATGATCGTATTGCTGTCTTTATTTGCACTGAATCGGAATCCGGTAATAAGTTATATTTTGATCGTATTATTAGGTCTGATGTTATCAGGTCTATACGTAGTCACACTGGTCTATATGAAAAAGTTAATGCCCAAAAATATTGCTCGTAATACCAGTATCGTTATGGCT contains:
- a CDS encoding restriction endonuclease-like protein, producing the protein MDSHPTGFLNQSTELLEVKCSIGTIYIKGKPYHPVVETLQLHRDQGEWVNAHLICRSLSPEVTIDDISVFSPTANQLIRWDGTTPSFPCFYEQQNYEFVLIKSDDMQLPVQFHHDNLAIREAVTPKGEQVLSGILNFKNEVGFTELELRSGGQRLITIELEIFPSKLDYKQDYIQLLREVNEQVYNLSFDFLKRTYQSVRIRDTQHQSLSEFFALITHLFHQMEIAMERINRQPHHKLDKSLERKPASRVKRGSNRNNAYLARHPQYLEQDSVHGWLPIGAERYQPTHLLDTIKHISYDTAENRFLRWMLERILSKLQQLQEQYSQLTRPQNFRSRAYDPVFVKRVNQMISRLEQLLSLEWLQQISPIRQMSTSLVLQMAPGYREMYRYYLLLLKGLSIQSDLLRLSMKDIAEIYEYWCFLKLNELLSRKYPLIKQNLIRLNHSGLFVTLGRGQQSRMEYLNPRNNETFVLYYNSLPSKELTPTLPQRPDNVLSLMKVDAGQKKEYSFIFDAKYKLNAAVEGSPYASAYQYPGPQEEDINTMHRYRDAIVHSSAGEKYERSMFGAYVLFPYGNEEQFREHHFYRSIRKLNVGALPFLPNATTLVEQFLDELIQDSPEKAYERSTAPRGTKAYYQNKLLDKNMLVGSVRGPEQLQIALAEQFYHVPLANFVDTQVITQIEYVAMCESRRKFESLGRTGISYYGKVDRWDIVKRSDITEIPTNPQKANLLYVKFTVTRWEERTSPILLAGQGIYTLLYTSKYMFDRAEELAELRLESEADLASWREKRRQGKVKVELDNNYVDLAEHVLDVRIDEE
- a CDS encoding MFS transporter — encoded protein: MKRLIWMGSLFYLLMGAIKVTVAAIVTVLLPLYDRDYTDAGALIFIEFGASIIGMLIQPWLANRISKKTMLHIGAIGVAICYILIAFLPPWSILIVGIAIAGFLGGIIESVIAAVILEGLQSNAAIAMSRLEIAFGVGSLLFPLAIGMLVRSGLWNYALLGIAVYCIFLSLFVRFSRFEGVEALFLPRHLTDLPHVVPATAASSGPVGAVVAAAATNHPSARLKRLWVGGSLLLPSFVFLFFLYGATDIGLVNYLPSLMLETGMADAGTAPISVTVFWAAMIVGRMFAGYEAERIGYRRYLFIHWSSMIVLLSLFALNRNPVISYILIVLLGLMLSGLYVVTLVYMKKLMPKNIARNTSIVMAGCAIGGGLFSVVAGRMLDTLSPSYVQWMMAIVALFSLITYVLYAKESNMQIEQTELAPTEGTINS